From Mytilus trossulus isolate FHL-02 unplaced genomic scaffold, PNRI_Mtr1.1.1.hap1 h1tg000103l__unscaffolded, whole genome shotgun sequence, one genomic window encodes:
- the LOC134699915 gene encoding KRAB-A domain-containing protein 2-like yields MQILDIFLLFGAPNILQSDNGVEFTANVISELNNLWPECKIVHGKPRHPQSQGSIERGNADVKDMVITWMRDNHCKDLRKTEVIIQPKTELHTKLCLG; encoded by the coding sequence ATGCAAATACTTGATATCTTTCTTCTTTTTGGTGCTCCAAACATTCTTCAAAGTGATAATGGTGTCGAATTCACTGCAAACGTCATAAGTGAGCTTAACAACTTATGGCCAgaatgtaaaattgttcatgGTAAACCTCGACACCCCCAGAGTCAGGGCAGCATTGAGCGAGGTAATGCTGATGTCAAGGATATGGTTATCACATGGATGCGAGATAACCATTGTAAAGACTTGAGAAAAACAGAAGTCATCATTCAGCCAAAAACAGAGCTCCATACAAAGCTATGTTTGGGGTAG
- the LOC134699916 gene encoding uncharacterized protein LOC134699916: protein MCHTELVIEKECANASESMVKQANCMLSRSNRVLEKVDIGCNVVIPIPVVDRGKGDPRNIMAIVNGKSENGYRLATKHGILLGSYSRNQFKPTDSLFLSPSAVSIENLIYFRQAVKLSFICDGQGFLKCGCSGKNRCEQKRCACRKAGQLCNSRYQSNLSCKNK from the coding sequence ATGTGTCATACAGAATTAGTCATTGAAAAAGAATGTGCAAATGCTTCCGAGTCAATGGTAAAACAAGCCAATTGTATGTTGAGTCGGTCTAATAGAGTTTTAGAAAAAGTGGACATTGGATGTAATGTTGTTATTCCTATCCCAGTCGTAGATCGTGGAAAAGGTGATCCCCGAAATATAATGGCTATTGTCAATGGAAAGTCAGAGAACGGCTATCGTCTAGCTACCAAGCATGGCATTCTGTTAGGGTCATACTCTAGAAACCAGTTTAAACCCACTGATTCCTTGTTTTTGAGTCCATCAGCtgtttcaattgaaaatttgatatattttcgaCAAGCTGTTAAACTCTCTTTCATTTGTGATGGACaaggatttttaaaatgtgGATGTTCTGGAAAAAACAGATGtgaacaaaagaggtgtgcctgtaGAAAAGCAGGACAATTATGTAATAGTAGATATCAATCAAACTTgtcatgtaaaaataaataa